From one Enterococcus sp. DIV2402 genomic stretch:
- a CDS encoding carbamoyl phosphate synthase small subunit: protein MKRWLILEDGTYFEGEGFGAEVNVYGEVVFTTSMTGYQETITDQSFNGQIITFTYPMVGNYGVNRDDYESIAPTCKGVVVKEHARRASNWRNQMALDEFLKRKGIPGISGIDTRALTRKIRQHGTMKASIVDSGDEFSHAYDQLKAAVLPTNQVEQVSTMKPYPSPGTGHNVVVIDFGLKHSIMRELSKRNCNLTVLPYNTTAEEILELSPDGVMLTNGPGDPKSVPEAIEMIQGIQGKVPIFGICLGHQLFSLANGADTYKMKFGHRGLNHPVREIATGRIDFTSQNHGYAVDEQSVDTEKLIVTHVEVNDGTIEGVRHRDYPAFSVQYHPDAAPGPHDAVHLFDEFLEMMDAWKEQN, encoded by the coding sequence ATGAAGCGTTGGCTGATCTTAGAAGATGGAACCTATTTTGAAGGCGAAGGATTTGGCGCCGAAGTAAATGTTTATGGAGAAGTTGTTTTTACAACAAGTATGACCGGATATCAAGAAACGATTACCGATCAAAGTTTCAATGGACAAATTATTACTTTTACGTATCCAATGGTTGGAAACTACGGTGTCAATCGTGATGATTACGAATCAATTGCACCAACTTGTAAAGGTGTTGTTGTAAAAGAGCATGCGCGCCGAGCAAGCAATTGGAGAAATCAAATGGCATTAGACGAGTTTTTAAAACGTAAAGGAATTCCAGGGATTTCTGGAATTGATACACGTGCACTAACTCGTAAAATTCGTCAACATGGAACGATGAAAGCAAGCATCGTTGATAGTGGCGACGAGTTCAGTCACGCATATGATCAATTAAAAGCAGCAGTATTACCAACAAACCAAGTGGAACAAGTCTCTACAATGAAGCCTTATCCAAGTCCTGGAACAGGTCACAATGTGGTAGTAATTGACTTTGGTTTGAAACACAGTATTATGCGCGAACTATCAAAACGCAATTGTAATTTGACGGTTTTGCCTTATAATACGACAGCCGAAGAAATTTTAGAATTATCTCCAGATGGCGTAATGTTAACAAATGGTCCTGGTGATCCTAAAAGTGTTCCTGAAGCCATTGAAATGATTCAGGGAATTCAAGGGAAAGTACCAATTTTCGGGATTTGCTTAGGTCACCAACTATTTTCTCTCGCCAATGGTGCAGACACTTATAAAATGAAGTTTGGTCATCGAGGATTAAATCATCCAGTCCGTGAGATTGCAACTGGACGAATTGATTTTACTTCTCAAAATCATGGCTATGCTGTAGATGAACAATCTGTTGACACAGAAAAACTAATTGTAACTCATGTGGAAGTAAACGATGGGACTATTGAAGGTGTTCGTCACCGAGACTATCCAGCATTTAGCGTGCAATATCATCCAGACGCAGCACCTGGTCCGCATGACGCAGTACACTTATTTGATGAATTTTTAGAAATGATGGATGCATGGAAGGAGCAGAACTAA
- a CDS encoding dihydroorotase: protein MNTLIKNGKIISHDNQLTPVSVWIKDGRIHAVGEDFTNESFDQIVDAKGQLITPGLVDVHVHFREPGFTYKETIETGSKAAARGGFTTVCAMPNLDPVPDTVEKFNQVQAIIDRDAVVKVLQYAPITEELRSETLVDQVGLKKAGAFAFTNDGVGVQTAGTMYLAMKEAAKNNMAIVAHTEDESLLFGGVMHAGKRSEELGLPGIISATESSQIARDLLLAEETGVHYHVCHVSTKESVRVIREAKKAGVHVTAEVCPHHLVLIDEDIPEDNGFWKMNPPLRANEDQKALIEGLLDGTIDCISTDHAPHGLEEKCQTFLKSPFGIVGSEYAFQMVYTHFVKTGIFTLEQVIDWMAVKPAEIFGLEATGRLTIGAPADLAVFDLDTEYIVDDKQFLSKSVNTPFVGWKLYGDTLFTFVDGKLVWQKDGK from the coding sequence ATGAATACATTAATTAAAAACGGGAAAATTATTTCCCACGACAATCAATTAACACCTGTGTCAGTTTGGATTAAAGATGGCAGAATCCATGCTGTTGGTGAGGACTTTACTAATGAATCATTTGATCAAATTGTTGATGCAAAAGGCCAATTGATTACACCAGGTTTGGTCGATGTTCATGTTCATTTTAGAGAACCAGGGTTTACCTATAAAGAAACGATTGAGACAGGTAGTAAGGCAGCGGCACGTGGTGGTTTTACAACTGTTTGTGCAATGCCCAATCTTGATCCAGTACCAGATACTGTTGAAAAATTCAATCAAGTACAAGCGATTATCGATCGCGATGCAGTAGTGAAAGTTTTACAATATGCACCAATTACTGAAGAATTACGTAGTGAAACGCTAGTTGACCAAGTCGGTTTGAAAAAGGCAGGTGCTTTTGCCTTTACTAATGACGGTGTGGGTGTTCAAACAGCTGGTACCATGTATCTTGCGATGAAAGAAGCTGCGAAAAATAACATGGCAATTGTGGCTCACACAGAAGATGAATCACTATTATTTGGCGGGGTAATGCATGCAGGAAAACGTTCAGAAGAATTAGGATTACCAGGGATTATAAGTGCAACAGAATCATCACAGATTGCTCGCGATTTGTTATTGGCTGAAGAAACTGGCGTACATTATCACGTCTGCCATGTGTCTACTAAAGAGAGTGTTCGTGTTATCCGTGAAGCGAAAAAAGCTGGTGTACATGTAACTGCTGAAGTTTGCCCACATCACTTAGTGTTAATCGATGAAGATATTCCAGAAGATAATGGTTTTTGGAAAATGAACCCCCCTTTACGTGCGAATGAAGATCAAAAGGCGTTAATTGAAGGCTTATTAGATGGCACAATTGATTGTATTTCAACAGACCACGCGCCACATGGCTTAGAAGAAAAGTGTCAAACATTCTTAAAATCACCATTCGGTATTGTTGGTTCAGAATATGCTTTCCAAATGGTTTACACCCACTTTGTTAAAACAGGTATCTTTACTTTAGAACAAGTTATTGACTGGATGGCAGTTAAACCAGCAGAAATTTTTGGTTTAGAAGCAACTGGACGATTAACAATCGGAGCGCCTGCTGACTTAGCAGTCTTTGATTTAGATACAGAATATATCGTTGACGACAAACAATTCTTATCAAAATCTGTTAATACACCATTTGTAGGATGGAAATTGTACGGAGATACTTTATTCACTTTTGTGGATGGAAAACTTGTATGGCAAAAGGACGGTAAATAA